The following coding sequences lie in one bacterium genomic window:
- a CDS encoding DUF4258 domain-containing protein — MQIEIIRELIKNKRVGFKKHAVIRMHQRNIKVDELEHVLLNAEIVEEYLSDKPLPSRLILGYTKNNRPLHILYAVDETEKWMWIITVYEPNRNEWKDGYKKRK, encoded by the coding sequence TTGCAAATAGAAATAATAAGAGAGTTAATTAAAAATAAAAGAGTCGGATTTAAGAAACATGCTGTTATAAGAATGCATCAGCGTAATATTAAGGTGGACGAGTTAGAGCATGTTTTGCTTAATGCCGAGATTGTTGAAGAGTATTTAAGCGATAAACCTCTTCCAAGCAGATTGATTTTAGGCTATACAAAAAATAACAGACCTCTTCATATCCTTTATGCTGTTGATGAAACTGAAAAATGGATGTGGATTATTACTGTGTATGAACCGAACAGAAATGAATGGAAAGATGGATATAAAAAAAGGAAATAA
- a CDS encoding type II toxin-antitoxin system MqsA family antitoxin, whose product MKCPLCKGEILDGVTNLTFEKETEHILVVSGVPARVCQQCGETFIDMETVKKVEFLVDSAEKDGITFGFVKYKEVA is encoded by the coding sequence ATGAAATGTCCATTATGTAAAGGTGAAATTTTAGATGGTGTTACTAATTTAACTTTTGAAAAAGAGACTGAACATATTCTTGTTGTAAGCGGAGTACCTGCAAGAGTTTGCCAACAGTGCGGAGAGACATTTATTGATATGGAAACAGTAAAAAAAGTAGAATTTCTTGTTGATTCGGCAGAAAAAGACGGTATTACATTCGGCTTTGTTAAGTATAAAGAAGTGGCTTAG
- a CDS encoding nucleotidyltransferase yields MEKVIKSVTQWLDNIQIRYMIFGGIAVSYYGMPRQTFDIDIKIAVESQEKKEKFINDISKRAFLLVKNPSEFIHDTNVLPVEFDKVRIDFVFAELPFEYEAISRSKIKNIMGSDVRICTPEDLIIHKAVSIRQKDWIDIENVILSLGESLEWEYILKNCKDLSVLLNRPEIIDKITGLRDAK; encoded by the coding sequence TTGGAAAAAGTTATTAAAAGTGTAACCCAGTGGCTTGATAACATACAAATCCGGTACATGATTTTCGGCGGGATTGCTGTAAGTTATTATGGTATGCCGCGCCAGACATTTGACATAGATATTAAAATAGCTGTAGAATCACAAGAAAAAAAAGAAAAATTTATTAATGACATTAGCAAAAGAGCTTTTCTGCTTGTCAAAAATCCCAGTGAATTTATTCATGATACAAATGTTTTGCCTGTGGAATTCGACAAAGTCAGAATAGATTTTGTTTTTGCAGAACTTCCGTTTGAATATGAAGCAATTTCGCGTTCAAAAATTAAGAATATCATGGGAAGTGATGTCCGTATATGTACACCTGAAGATTTGATTATTCATAAAGCTGTTTCAATCAGGCAAAAGGACTGGATTGATATAGAAAATGTTATTTTATCTCTGGGAGAATCTTTGGAGTGGGAGTATATTCTGAAAAATTGTAAAGATCTTTCTGTGTTATTAAACAGGCCTGAAATAATTGATAAAATAACCGGTTTAAGAGATGCAAAATAA
- a CDS encoding type II toxin-antitoxin system RelE/ParE family toxin gives MINCLYKKSFLKDMAKISNPYREKIENLVFEKISGLDDISSIKNIKKIRGYNEYYRIRVGIYRIGCKIESGNIVIFYRVKNRNDIYKIFP, from the coding sequence GTGATAAATTGTTTATATAAAAAGTCATTCTTAAAGGATATGGCAAAGATAAGTAATCCTTACAGAGAGAAAATAGAAAATCTGGTATTTGAAAAAATTTCGGGGCTTGATGATATTTCATCTATAAAGAATATAAAAAAGATACGCGGGTATAATGAATATTATAGAATAAGGGTAGGTATATATAGAATAGGATGTAAGATTGAATCCGGGAATATAGTTATTTTTTACAGGGTTAAGAACAGAAATGATATATATAAGATATTTCCCTAA